AGGCATGGGACTGCAGATTATTGAAGAAGATATCATTGATCAGAGCCAATCCATGCTGAGACATGATACTACTAAGCTCTCTCATTTGCTTTATTCCATGATTTAGAGAGCTGACGAGGAGGTGGAGGTTCATGTCCTTTGCATCAGAGATAAAAAAAGAACTAACGAACGTAGAAGCAGAGAATTTCTGTTTAGAATCTGAGCTGGCTGCTCTGGTACGCATGAATGGAACGTTCTCATTTTCTAACAGGGAATATGTGCTGGATGTGCAGACAGAAAACGCAGCGATTGCCAGAAGAATTTATATGCTTATTAAAAAGCTTTACCCTTATCCAGTAGAACTGCTCGTACGAAAGAAAATGCGTTTAAAGAAAAATAACGTATACATCGTCCGCTTAAAGGAAAACGCAGAAAAAGTCTTAAGGGACTTAGAGATCTTGAACGGCCCGCTTTCCATTAACCCGAATATACCTGAGAAGTATTTGCAGGATACGAGCTGTAAGCGTGCGTATTTACGTGGAGCTTTTTTAGCTGGTGGGTCTGTTAACAACCCGGAAACCTCTTCTTATCACTTAGAAATCTATTCTAGTGACGAGGAACACAACGAAGCGTTGTGTAAGCTCATGAACAGCTTTGGGTTGAATGCACGCACCTTGGAAAGAAAGAAAGGGTTCATTACCTATTTAAAAGAGGCTGACAAAATAACAGAATTAATTAGTAACATAGGTGCTCATCAAGCTTTATTTAAATTTGAAGATGTGCGAATCGTGCGGGATATGCGGAATTCCGTGAATCGTCTCGTAAATTGTGAAACAGCGAACTTGAATAAGACGATAGGGGCCGCCTTTCGACAAGTAGAGAACATTAAGTTTATTAAACGAACTGTAGGACTAGAAGCCCTCCCTGATAAACTCCAGGAGATTGCTTCACTGCGGCTGCAGCATCAGGAAGTTTCTCTTAAGGAACTGGGGGAACTTGTTTCTGGGGGAAGGATCAGCAAGTCCGGCATTAATCATCGTTTGAGGAAAATTGACGAATTTGCTGATAAAGTTCGTAGAGGAGAAATCATTGAAAACAGTTAAAACTAATGTATTCTTCTCTTATTCATGCTATAATGATATCAATTCTAAAACGCTTTCAAACGAGAGCGTTTTTTCGTACAAATTTTGGAAACGTTTTATGACGTTGGAGAGAGGAGAATTGTACATTGATCGAACGCGAGCTTAAGGTAGAATTGGATACGGGACTGCAAGCAAGGCCGGCTGCTCAATTCGTACAGCAGGCAAATTTATTTTCCGCTGATATTTTTATAGAAAAAGATGAAAAGCGAGTAAATGCAAAAAGCATTATGGGATTAATGAGCCTGGCAATTGGACACGGAGAAGAAATCCTTCTCATTGCCGATGGAAATGATGAAGAAAAAGCATTAGAGGAATTAACGTCGTTTATTTTAAAAAATTGAGGCATTCTTTGTGAAATAACGAACATAAAGTCCTTTAAAAACAATGAAAAAGCGTTGCGGCAGTTAAGCGCAACGCTTTTTATAACTATATTTTTATTGGGTTTTCTCCATAACCTTATCGATTAAGCCATATTCTACGGCTTCCTCTGCAGACATAAAGTTATCGCGGTCTGTGTCACGTTCAATGACTTCAATAGGCTGACCGGTGCGTTCAGAAAGAATTTTGTTTAACTTCTCGCGCATTTTCAAAATTCGTTTCGCGTGAATTTCAATGTCTGTAGCTTGACCCTGAGTTCCACCTAATGGCTGGTGAATCATGACTTCACTATTAGGAAGGGCATATCGTTTTCCTTTCTCTCCTGCATTTAGAAGGAAAGCCCCCATAGATGCAGCCATGCCTGTGCAGATGGTAGAAACATTTGGTTTAATAAACTGCATCGTATCATAAATGGCCATTCCGGATGTGATGGATCCGCCTGGTGAATTGATGTAAAGAGAGATATCTTTCTCAGGATCATCGGCTGCTAAGAACAAGAGCTGGGCAACGATAGAATTGGAGACGTTATCGTCAATCGCACTGCCGAGCATGATGATTCGATCTTTTAATAAGCGGGAATAAATGTCATAAGCGCGCTCCCCGCGGTTCGTTTGTTCAATAACTGTAGGCACTAAATTCAATTTAATTTCCTCCTTTTTGATCAGAACATTAAGATTATGTTTTTATCATACAATTAAGGTCAGTAAAGGTCAAACAAAATGAATGCCTTTCTCTCTCTTTATTCTTCTACCATCTTTCCCCAAATAAAATGGAATAAACGTGTGAAAATGATTTCCTGAGACTCAGGAAAAGGAAATAAGAAAATTTATAAATTCTTTCTGAGGAATCCTTGCGTTTTTTTATTGTTGTTCGTATAATGAATATTGCATGTCGCTTTGCGCCCGTAGCTCAGTTGGATAGAGCGGTAGATTCCGGTTCTACGTCAGTCGGAGGTTCGAATCCTCTCGGGCGCGCTAATCTATAAGACTTCTGTTGCTGTAATAAGCTGCAGAAGTCTTTTTTTGTTAATAATGGAAAAGGTTTTCCCTGGGAGTTTTTCTAAAACAGCGGGTTTGTTCCTCTAAGATTAAAAGGAGAAATTTCATTCGACAGCGTTCCCCTTAAAAAGTAGTAATATTTATGTTATGGTAATTTAAAGAAGTTGTTTATTATTTAAGAATAACGTTTGGTGATGTGAGTGAACTCACCTGATTACCTGTCTTATAACTTACATATAAATTACACATTAACTCTACATTTATTATACAAGCTATTTCTTAATAGTTTTGTTATGGTAATGTAGTTTTTTAATTTATTTATTTATGTTATGCTGGATTTTGTAGAGATGAAACTGCTGTTTCTGCTCATTGGAATAGAAATGGGGTTATTATGACAAATATTATCCGTTACAAAATGTTGTCGACGGAAAAAATTTCTGAAGATAGGCGAATTCACGTATTTGATATGCAGGAGCAACAAAAACTATCATTTAATTACGAATCATTAAAAAGGACACCTGACAATTACGCAGGTGAGGAACTCTCAGAGTTCTTACAAAAACGAAAATTAAAAATTGACCACGGTTTTTATGATCATACAGGACACGCTTCTTAGCGTGTCTCTTTTTTTGGTAAGATGGAATGAAAAGAGGTTGCAGGAGGGATTCCGTGCAGACGGTATATTTAATGAGTAGAGAAGGCTGCCATCTTTGCGAGGAAGTTCGGGCTTTGTTATCTATTCTGGAGCTCGAAAAGAATGTAAAGGTACAAGAGGTAAATATCGAGAATGATGAGGCCTTATTGAACCAATATATGCTGGAAATTCCAGTAGTGATCATCGGTGATCAAGAACTCCAGTATCCTGCCATTTCTCTGGAGTTATTAAGAGAGCGTTTACAATGAAAAATTGAAGGTTTTTAGCTTGCGCCTGGTTATTGTCACTGGTACTATTAATGGTGAAAAGGGTATTTTTTTGTACTAAGTGGGACAAAATACGGCTTGCCGGGACAATGTTATCCCAGCTATTAACCATTAAAGGGGCTTTTCCATGAGAGCTTTAATCGACCTTCAAAAAAAGTTATTCCCTGATGTGCTGGAAGTTATCCAGCGGCGTTACCAGCTGCTGCATTATATTCAGTTGATGCAGCCCGTAGGGCGAAGAACTCTCTCTGAAAACATGGAATTGGCTGAACGTACGGTTCGCACCGAGGTGGATTTCCTTAACAAACAAGGAGCAGTCGAGATCACATCTATAGGCATGAGCTTAACCTTTGAAGGCCAAAGCATTCTCGAACAGCTTGCCGAGTTTATTAAAGAAGTCACTGGAGTCAAGGTTTTAGAGCAGCAAATTAAGGATAAATTAAACCTAGACTACGTAGTTGTCGTTCCAGGGGATAGTGATGAACTTCATTGGGTAAAACAAGAGATGGGAAAAGCATGTGTCGATTATTTGAAACAAAGGATAACTCCTGGTGAAGTGCTTGCCATCACTGGCGGCACGACGATGGCAGCCGTAGCGGAAATGATGCCCCCGCTTCAAGAAGCTAACAATTGCCTTTTCGTTCCGGCTCGAGGAGGGCTGGGGGAGAGAGTAGAAAATCAGGCGAACACGATTTGCGCAGAAATGGCCAAAAAAGCAAGAGGTGACTATCGCTTGCTTTATGTACCTGACCCTTTAAGCGAAGAAGCCTATCAGACAATCATCGAAGAACCCTCGATTAAAGAAGTACTTGAGATTATCCGGAATGCGGATATTGTCATACATGGGGTAGGGGATGCCATTACCATGGCTGAACGGCGGCGAACTCCAGCAGATCAGCTGAAGATGATAAAAGACAGCAGCGCTGTAGGGGAGGCCTTTGGTTATTATTTTAATTCTCAAGGGAGATTGTCTATAAGGTGCGTACGGTCGGACTGCAGTTAGAGGACTTGCAAAACACCAGTCAGGTAATTGCCGTAGCTGGCGGTCGTTCTAAAGCCCAGGCCATAGCATCTTATTTCCAGCCTGGAAAAAGCAACGTGCTCATTACAGATGAGGGCGCTGCCCAAGAGTTAATAAGGGATCTTCCCTTTAAATAAATTTTGCATTTAATCCAAGGAGGAATTTAGCATGACAGTAAGAATTGGAATTAACGGTTTCGGACGTATTGGACGTAATGTATACCGTGCTGCTTTAAAAAATGATGAGGTCGAAGTAGTCGCAGTAAACGACTTAACTGATGCAAACATGTTAGCTCACTTACTTCAGCATGACTCTGTTCATGGCCGTCTGGATGAGGAAGTTACTGTAAATGGTGACAACCTGGTTGTCGGTGGAAAAGAAGTGAAAGTTCTATCTGAAAAAGATCCAGCACAGCTTGGCTGGGGAGACCTTGGAGTAGAAGTTGTTATCGAATCTACTGGACGTTTCACTCAGCGTGAAGATGCGAAAAAACACTTGGACGCAGGTGCGAAGAAAGTAATAATCTCAGCGCCAGCTAAGCAGGAAGATCTTACGGTCGTAATGGGCGTTAACGAAGATCAATATGATAAAGACAGTCACCATGTTATTTCTAACGCATCTTGTACAACAAACTGCCTTGCTCCTTATGCAAAAGTTCTTAACGACAAGTTCGGTTTGAAACGCGGCATGATGACTACCGTGCACTCTTATACAAACGACCAGCAGATTCTTGACTTACCGCACAAAGATTACCGTCGTGCGAGAGCTGCTGCTCAAAACATTATTCCAACAACAACAGGGGCCGCTCAAGCTGTAGCCAAAGTTCTTCCTGAACTTGAAGGAAAGCTAAGCGGTATGGCTATGCGAGTACCAACTGCCAACGTATCAATTGTTGACTTTGTGGCTGAGCTTGACAAAGATGTGACAGCTGATGAAGTAAACGAAGCATTAAAAGCAGAAGCAGAAGGAAGCCTGAAAGGAATTCTTGCCTACAGCGACGAGCCTTTAGTTTCTTCTGATTATAACGGAAATACGAATTCTTCTATCATTGATGCTCTTTCTACCATTACCCTTGAAAACAATATGGTTAAAGTTGTTTCCTGGTACGACAACGAAACTGGTTATTCCAATCGTTGTGTTGATCTTGCAGCATTCTTGAAAAAGCAAGGCTTGTAATAGACGAATAAGTATAGAAAGCAATAGGTAAAGGAGGAGGTCTCAGGTCCTCCTCCTTTCTCCATGTTTTCCCGCTCTCTACTTAAAAGCGTTTCTGTTAAAATAGATTGTGGAAACCTACATAATGGTAGGAGTCATCCTGATCATAAATTGAGGAGGTTGTCAATTCATGAATAAGAAGACCATTCGTGATGTCGAAGTGAACGGGCAGACAGTTTTTTGCCGTGTAGATTTTAACGTGCCAATGAGCGATGGCGAAGTAACGGATGATACAAGGATTAAGGCTGCTCTTCCTACGATTAAACATCTCGCAGGAAATGGAGCCAAAGTCATTCTCGCAAGTCATCTGGGGCGTCCTAAAGGCGAAGTTGTAAAAGAACTCCGCCTGGATCCAGTAGCGAGGCGCTTAAGCGATCTGCTGGGGCAGCTTGTAACAAAAACAGATGAAGTATACGGAGACGAAGTGAACAAGGCCATTTCTGAAATGGAAAACGGCGATATTCTCTTGATTGAAAATGTCCGCTTTAACCCTGGCGAAGAAAAGAATGATCCTGAATTAGCCAAGGCTTTTGCGAATATGGCAGATCTTTACGTTAATGATGCGTTTGGGGCCGCCCATCGTGCGCATGCTTCCACTGCAGGTGTAGCAGAACATCTTCCTGCAGTAGCTGGCTTCTTAATGGAAAAAGAAATCAATGTTCTGGGACAGGCTTTGTCCAATCCAGAACGTCCGTTTACAGCGATTATTGGCGGAGCGAAGGTAAAAGATAAAATTGGTGTAATCGACAACCTTATTGATAAAGTAGACCATCTCATTATTGGTGGCGGATTAGCTTATACTTTCGTCAAAGCCCAGGGACATGAAGTAGGTAAGTCTTTATTAGAAGAAGATAAGATTGATTTAGCTAAAGAGTATATGAAAAAGGCTGAAAATAAAGGCGTGGACTTTATCATGCCGGAGGATGTAATTGTCGCTGACGATTTCTCAGATTCCGCTAATACAAAGGAAGTGGCAATTGACAGTATTCCTGAAGACTGGGAAGCGCTGGATATCGGTCCGAAAACGAGAGAGAAATACGCTCAAGTTATTAAAGATTCCAAACTCATTATTTGGAATGGGCCAATGGGCGTTTTTGAACTTGAGACTTTTGCCAACGGAACAAAAGCCGTAGCCCACGCTCTTGCGGAAACAAAAGGTTACTCCGTGATCGGCGGCGGGGATTCTGCAGCAGCTGTTGAAAAATTCGGCTACGCTGATGATATGGATCATGTATCTACAGGAGGCGGAGCTTCCTTGGAATTCATGGAAGGTAAAGAACTTCCCGGCGTAGCTCTACTCAATGATAAATAAATAAGGAGAGGTGATGGCAATATGCGTAAGCAAGTCATAGCAGGAAACTGGAAAATGAATAAAACCCACACGGAAGCTGAAGATTTCGCTCAAACGGTAAAAAATGACCTCCCAGCAGCTGAACAAGTGGAATCTGTTATCTGTGCTCCATTCCCTTTTCTTCAAAAACTTGTAGAAGTAACAAAGGATACTCCTTTGGAAATTGGTGCCCAAAACATGCACTATGAAGAAAAAGGTGCGTTTACAGGTGAAGTAAGTCCAGTAATGCTCAAAGAACTAGGAGTAACCTATGTCGTAATCGGCCACTCAGAGCGCCGTGAAATTTTTAAAGAGACAGATGAAGAAGTAAATAAAAAGGTGCATGCGGCTTTTGAACATGGATTGACTCCAATTGTTTGTGTAGGAGAAACGTTAGAGCAGCGTGAAGCGAACAAGACTATGGAACATGTAGAAGGTCAGGTTAAGGAAGCCCTGGAAGGCTTAAATCAGCAGCAGGCTTCTAAGGTCATCATTGCTTATGAACCAATCTGGGCGATTGGAACAGGTCGTACAGCAAGTGCAGAACAAGCCAACGAAGTGTGCACACACATTCGTAAAGCACTTCAAGAGAAATACAATGGAGATGTCGCGGAAGCTGTCCGGATTCAGTATGGTGGCAGTGTAAAGCCTGCTAATGTAGATGAGCTTCTTTCCCAGTCTGATATCGATGGGGCATTAGTTGGCGGTGCGAGCCTTGAAGCTGCTTCATTCCTAAAACTTGTGGAGGCAGGTAAGCATGAGTAACAAGAACTTAGCTGCACTGATTATTCTTGATGGTTTTGCACTTCGTGACGAAGAAAAAGGCAATGCTGTCAAACAAGCGAATACTCCAAATTTTGACCGGTATTGGAATAAGTTCCCCCATTCCCAACTGACAGCTTGTGGAGAAGCTGTCGGCCTTCCGGAAGGGCAAATGGGAAATTCAGAAGTCGGTCATTTAAATATCGGCGCTGGCCGTATTGTTTATCAAAGCTTAACGCGTATCAACTTAGCGATACGGGAGCGGGATTTCTTTAAAAATGAAGAACTCCTTAAGGCCGTTCGCCATGCTAAGGAAAACGAGAAGGCTTTACACGTCTTTGGATTGATTTCCAATGGTGGAATCCACAGTCACGTTAACCATCTGTTTGCTACCCTGGAGCTGGCAGAACAGTACGGCTTGAAAGAAGTCTATGTCCACGGATTTTTAGATGGACGCGATGTAGGTCCCCAAACAGCAAAAACGTTTATTCAGCAAGTACAGCAGAAAATGGATGAACTGCAGGTGGGACAATTTGCTACAATTTCAGGCAGGTACTATGCCATGGACCGTGACAATCGCTGGGAACGTGTGAAAAAAGCTTACGATGCGATTGCTTATGGGGAAGGACCTGCTTATAAAGACCCACTGGAAGCAGTGGAAGCCTCCTATAAAGAAGAAGTTTATGATGAGTTTGTCGTTCCTTTTGTAGTGACAAAGGAAAATGGGGAGCCCGTGGCGAAGATGAATGATGAAGATTCTGTCATCTTCTTTAACTTCCGGCCGGACCGTGCTATCCAGCTTTCACGTACGTTTGCAAATGATGATTTTAATGATTTTGACCGCGGGCCTGCAGCGCCGAAAAATATTTATTTTGTTGGTATGACCCAGTATAGTGAAACAGTTCAGAGTAAAGTCGCATTTCCTCCGAATGATCTTAAGAATACAGTGGGGGAAGTACTCGCTAACAACCAAATGAAGCAGCTTCGCATTGCGGAAACGGAAAAATATCCGCACGTGACCTTCTTTATGAGTGGTGGACGAGAGGAGAAATTTGATGGAGAGGAGCGCATCCTCATCGATTCTCCAAAAGTAGCTACCTACGACCTTAAGCCCGAAATGAGTGCTTATGAAGTTACCGACGCATTATTAAAAGAATTAGATGCAGATAAACACAACGCGATTATCCTGAATTTCGCAAATCCGGATATGGTCGGCCATTCCGGTAAGCTTGAACCGACGATTAAAGCAGTGGAAGCAGTAGATGAATGCTTAGGCAAAATCGTTGATAAGATTTTGGAAAAAGGCGGTAATGCCATCATTACAGCTGACCACGGAAACTCCGATGAAGTCATAACACCGGAAGGAAAGCC
This Halobacillus salinarum DNA region includes the following protein-coding sequences:
- the whiA gene encoding DNA-binding protein WhiA — its product is MSFASEIKKELTNVEAENFCLESELAALVRMNGTFSFSNREYVLDVQTENAAIARRIYMLIKKLYPYPVELLVRKKMRLKKNNVYIVRLKENAEKVLRDLEILNGPLSINPNIPEKYLQDTSCKRAYLRGAFLAGGSVNNPETSSYHLEIYSSDEEHNEALCKLMNSFGLNARTLERKKGFITYLKEADKITELISNIGAHQALFKFEDVRIVRDMRNSVNRLVNCETANLNKTIGAAFRQVENIKFIKRTVGLEALPDKLQEIASLRLQHQEVSLKELGELVSGGRISKSGINHRLRKIDEFADKVRRGEIIENS
- a CDS encoding HPr family phosphocarrier protein, with translation MIERELKVELDTGLQARPAAQFVQQANLFSADIFIEKDEKRVNAKSIMGLMSLAIGHGEEILLIADGNDEEKALEELTSFILKN
- the clpP gene encoding ATP-dependent Clp endopeptidase proteolytic subunit ClpP → MNLVPTVIEQTNRGERAYDIYSRLLKDRIIMLGSAIDDNVSNSIVAQLLFLAADDPEKDISLYINSPGGSITSGMAIYDTMQFIKPNVSTICTGMAASMGAFLLNAGEKGKRYALPNSEVMIHQPLGGTQGQATDIEIHAKRILKMREKLNKILSERTGQPIEVIERDTDRDNFMSAEEAVEYGLIDKVMEKTQ
- a CDS encoding glutaredoxin family protein; translated protein: MQTVYLMSREGCHLCEEVRALLSILELEKNVKVQEVNIENDEALLNQYMLEIPVVIIGDQELQYPAISLELLRERLQ
- the gap gene encoding type I glyceraldehyde-3-phosphate dehydrogenase is translated as MTVRIGINGFGRIGRNVYRAALKNDEVEVVAVNDLTDANMLAHLLQHDSVHGRLDEEVTVNGDNLVVGGKEVKVLSEKDPAQLGWGDLGVEVVIESTGRFTQREDAKKHLDAGAKKVIISAPAKQEDLTVVMGVNEDQYDKDSHHVISNASCTTNCLAPYAKVLNDKFGLKRGMMTTVHSYTNDQQILDLPHKDYRRARAAAQNIIPTTTGAAQAVAKVLPELEGKLSGMAMRVPTANVSIVDFVAELDKDVTADEVNEALKAEAEGSLKGILAYSDEPLVSSDYNGNTNSSIIDALSTITLENNMVKVVSWYDNETGYSNRCVDLAAFLKKQGL
- a CDS encoding phosphoglycerate kinase, which produces MNKKTIRDVEVNGQTVFCRVDFNVPMSDGEVTDDTRIKAALPTIKHLAGNGAKVILASHLGRPKGEVVKELRLDPVARRLSDLLGQLVTKTDEVYGDEVNKAISEMENGDILLIENVRFNPGEEKNDPELAKAFANMADLYVNDAFGAAHRAHASTAGVAEHLPAVAGFLMEKEINVLGQALSNPERPFTAIIGGAKVKDKIGVIDNLIDKVDHLIIGGGLAYTFVKAQGHEVGKSLLEEDKIDLAKEYMKKAENKGVDFIMPEDVIVADDFSDSANTKEVAIDSIPEDWEALDIGPKTREKYAQVIKDSKLIIWNGPMGVFELETFANGTKAVAHALAETKGYSVIGGGDSAAAVEKFGYADDMDHVSTGGGASLEFMEGKELPGVALLNDK
- the tpiA gene encoding triose-phosphate isomerase, with the protein product MRKQVIAGNWKMNKTHTEAEDFAQTVKNDLPAAEQVESVICAPFPFLQKLVEVTKDTPLEIGAQNMHYEEKGAFTGEVSPVMLKELGVTYVVIGHSERREIFKETDEEVNKKVHAAFEHGLTPIVCVGETLEQREANKTMEHVEGQVKEALEGLNQQQASKVIIAYEPIWAIGTGRTASAEQANEVCTHIRKALQEKYNGDVAEAVRIQYGGSVKPANVDELLSQSDIDGALVGGASLEAASFLKLVEAGKHE
- the gpmI gene encoding 2,3-bisphosphoglycerate-independent phosphoglycerate mutase, giving the protein MSNKNLAALIILDGFALRDEEKGNAVKQANTPNFDRYWNKFPHSQLTACGEAVGLPEGQMGNSEVGHLNIGAGRIVYQSLTRINLAIRERDFFKNEELLKAVRHAKENEKALHVFGLISNGGIHSHVNHLFATLELAEQYGLKEVYVHGFLDGRDVGPQTAKTFIQQVQQKMDELQVGQFATISGRYYAMDRDNRWERVKKAYDAIAYGEGPAYKDPLEAVEASYKEEVYDEFVVPFVVTKENGEPVAKMNDEDSVIFFNFRPDRAIQLSRTFANDDFNDFDRGPAAPKNIYFVGMTQYSETVQSKVAFPPNDLKNTVGEVLANNQMKQLRIAETEKYPHVTFFMSGGREEKFDGEERILIDSPKVATYDLKPEMSAYEVTDALLKELDADKHNAIILNFANPDMVGHSGKLEPTIKAVEAVDECLGKIVDKILEKGGNAIITADHGNSDEVITPEGKPMTAHTTNPVPVIVTREGEELREDGILGDLSPTLLELLHVDQPEEMTGKSIIK